Proteins encoded together in one Impatiens glandulifera chromosome 1, dImpGla2.1, whole genome shotgun sequence window:
- the LOC124943622 gene encoding uncharacterized protein LOC124943622, which yields MQLRLQLQTIKKGESSMESYLQAIKVITDNLAAAGQKVVDEDLILYVLSGLGPEYESLLVAVTTRPDSINVDDLSGLLLTYEIRLESLYANSPTANVVYSRRGTSATTNHNDKGVFSPSFGSATRPSTPGASFHSQQSASTTSSILGQPSNFFNSRTGPSRPHRPYRGHSVGTCRRRFDHNFCSSSSSAAMMATPSIVSNSAWYPDSGATDHLTR from the exons ATGCAGCTCCGTCTTCAACTTCAAACTATCAAAAAAGGAGAATCATCCATGGAGTCTTATCTCCAAGCTATTAAGGTCATAACTGATAACCTTGCGGCTGCCGGGCAGAAAGTTGTAGACGAAGATCTTATTCTCTACGTTCTTAGCGGCCTTGGACCCGAGTATGAATCCCTTCTAGTCGCAGTTACTACACGTCCAGATTCTATTAATGTCGACGATCTTTCTGGATTACTTCTCACATATGAAATCAGACTTGAGTCTCTCTATGCCAACTCGCCAACTGCTAATGTTGTATATAGCCGTCGTGGAACTTCAGCGACTACGAATCATAATGATAAAGGTGTATTTTCTCCCTCTTTTGGATCTGCTACTCGTCCATCGACACCAGGTGCCTCTTTTCACTCACAACAGAGTGCCTCTACTACATCTTCTATTTTAGGCCAGCCatcaaatttctttaattcaaggACTGGCCCATCTCGCCCTCATCGTCCCTATCGTG GACATTCTGTAGGAACTTGTCGACGCAGATTCGACCAtaatttttgttcatcttcctCATCGGCAGCTATGATGGCAACTCCATCTATTGTATCTAACTCAGCTTGGTACCCAGATTCTGGAGCAACTGATCATTTGACCCGCTAA